In Longimicrobium sp., the DNA window CCGAACAGACGCGTGTAGTTCTCCGCCGAGTACGAGGGCGGCAGCGTCTGCGTGGTCCACGTACCCTCGGGGACGAACGAGATCAGCAGCACCGTGGCGTGGGGGAGCAGAAGGAAGCCCACCAGCGCCGTCGCGGCGAGGGAGAGCAGCCGCCCCCGCCCGCCCGCAGCCGGCGGCGCCGCGCCCAGGCCCTTGCCCGCGCCGGTGTACTCGCGGCTGCTCTCGTACCGCTGAAGCAGCACCAGGAACAGCAACGACGCGGCGGCCAGCACCACGGCCTCCACCGCCACCAGCCCGTCCTCGCCGTTGAGTTTGCTGTTGAACAATTGCGTGGTGAGCACGCGAAAGCCGCCGCCGAAGACGTACGGCGCGCTGAACGACGCCATCGACGTCATGAACACCAGCAGCGCGGCGCCCCCCAGCGCGGGAGCCAGCATGGGCAGCGTCACCCGCCGCATGGTCGTCCACCAGCCGGCGCCCAGGGCCGCGGCGGCCTCGGCGTAGCCCGAATCCAGCCGCGACAGCCCGGCGGAGGTGAACAGGTAAAAGTAGACGTACATCGTGTACGCGTGCACCAGCAGCACCGCCCACGCGCCGGTCATCCGCCAGGGCGCCTGCTCCATCCCGAACAGCGCCTGCACGCCGCGCGTCAGGAACCCGCTTTCGCCGTAGAGAAAGAGAAAGGAGATGGTGCCCACCAGCGGGGGAAGCAGCACGGGCATGGCGGCCAGCGCGCCCAGCACCCGCCGGCCGGGGAAGTCGCGCCGGGCGAAGAGAAAGGCCAGCGGAACGCCGATCAGCGCGGAAAGGACCACGCTGGCCAGCGAGATCCACACGCTGTTCCACAGCGCCTCGCGCTCCGAGCGGCTGCCCAGGAAACGCGCGTAGTGCTCGGTGGTGAAGCGGCCGCCGTCGAGCACGCTGTCGGCCAGCACGAACAGGTTGGGATACAGCACCAGCCACAGCAGCACGAAGGCGACCACCGCCATCAGCGCGAGGGTGCCGCGCGAGGTCCGCTGTTTGTGCTTGCGTTCGCT includes these proteins:
- a CDS encoding iron ABC transporter permease — protein: MSERKHKQRTSRGTLALMAVVAFVLLWLVLYPNLFVLADSVLDGGRFTTEHYARFLGSRSEREALWNSVWISLASVVLSALIGVPLAFLFARRDFPGRRVLGALAAMPVLLPPLVGTISFLFLYGESGFLTRGVQALFGMEQAPWRMTGAWAVLLVHAYTMYVYFYLFTSAGLSRLDSGYAEAAAALGAGWWTTMRRVTLPMLAPALGGAALLVFMTSMASFSAPYVFGGGFRVLTTQLFNSKLNGEDGLVAVEAVVLAAASLLFLVLLQRYESSREYTGAGKGLGAAPPAAGGRGRLLSLAATALVGFLLLPHATVLLISFVPEGTWTTQTLPPSYSAENYTRLFGDSQRLVPILNSLRMATVATIANVIFAYGAAWLMSRKKLRGRGLVSALVALPWALPGTVLAIALVFTFNVHQPLAGRFVLVGTFAILPLAYFIRNIPLVTRAALASFRQMDPALEEAAASLGASRWTTARRVVLPLVLPGLAAGALLAFVTALGEFVASILLYTHRTRPISVEMLSSLRGFDFGGAAAYGVILIVLVGVVFAFGHKNVAGG